TGGCCTCCAGGCTGGTCTTGGCATACGCCGGCTCGACCAGCGTGACGCGAATGCCGAACTGGCGCACTTCGTGATCGAGCGACTCCGACAATCCCTCGACCGCGTGTTTCGACGCCGAGTATAAGCCCATGTACGGCGCCGGCAGAAACCCCAGCACCGAGCTGATATTGACGATCCGCCCCGCGCGCTGTGCGCGCATCTGCGGCAGCACGGCCTGGATGGTGCGCATGGCGCCGAACACATTGGTCTCGAACATCACGTGCGCTTCGGCGATGCTGGTCTCCTCCACGGCGCCGGTCATGTTCACGCCGGCGTTGTTGACCAACACATCGATGCGGCCGGCGCGGCCGATGATGTCGGCAACGGCGCCTTGGACCGAGTCGGTATCGCGCACGTCCATCGCCACCAGCGTTACGCCTGGCAATGGCGCTGCCGTGGCCAGGTTGCGCACGGTACCGAACACCTGGCAGCCGCGCCGGGCAAACTGTTCGGCGGCCGTGCGGCCGATGCCGGACGAAACGCCGGTCACCAGTACTACCTTGGGGGTGGTCATGATATTTCCTTCCAAATCGAATGAAGTGAGGTCTGCATAAAATATGACGATCATCATATTCCTGCGCAAAAAAAGTAGGGGTGTTGCCGCCCCCCCCCCTTTGTATGACGACCATCATATATCAGTTTTTATTTCCGTGTATACCTAAATCTGGTGCCCCTGCCGCGTCAGGCGTTGGCGCCCCCAGCAACTTTCAAGGTCAGCGTAAATGTACTGCCCTGGCCTGCGCCAGCGCTGTGTGCGGCTACCTGGCCGCCGTGCAACGCGACGACTTCCCGCACCAGCGCCAGGCCGATACCGAGTCCGCCCTCGGACCGGTCCGTCGAGCGCTCGGCCTGGACGAACAGGTCGAAGACCCGGGGCAGCAGGTGGGCGTCGATGCCGATGCCATTGTCGCGCACCGCGATCGAGACGACCTGCCCGTGCCGCGCGATGTTGACGTCGATGCGGCCGCCGGGCGGCGTATATTTCGCAGCGTTGTTGAGCAAATTGACCAGCACCTGCGTCAGCCGTACCGGGTCGCCGACGATGGCCGCGCCACCGGCGTGACCGCTCGTCGTCAAGACGTGCTGGTGGGCCGCAACCAGCGGTTGCGACTGTTCCATGGCAGCAGCAACTATCCCCATCGGGTCGATCACTGCCGTTTCGAGCTCGATCAGTCCGTGAGTGACGCGCGAGACGTCGAGCAGGCTGTCCACCAGCGCGGTCAGGTGGCGCACCTGCCGGCCGATCATCTGGCCCGACCTGCGCACCAGCGCTTCATCGGACGGCTTCAATTGCAGCAGGTGCGCTGCGGACGTGATCGGCGCCAGCGGGTTGCGCAGCTCGTGGGCCAGCATGGCGAGGAATTCGTCCTTGCGACGATCCTGCTCCTGCAATGAACAATAGAGCCTGGCGTTTTCGAACCCGGTGGCAGCGATCGACGCCAGCTGCATCAGAATGGCTTCGTCCTCGACCGTGAAATCGCCATCGATCTTGTCCACCGCTTCGATCAGGCCGAGATGTTTGCCGGCACGGTCGATCAGGGGCACCGCCAGCCGGCCCGATGCAGGCACAGGCGCGGCGGATGCGTAGTGCTCCGACTGCGATACGGCATTGACCGTCACCACGCCGGTGTCGGCATCGGCCAGCGAGACGATGGCCTGGTGCGCCCCCAGGGTTGCGCGCACTTCCGCCACCAGCGTCTTTGCGATCTCATCGGACGAAAGTATCTTGTGCAAGGTGCGCGCCGCCTGCGCAACCTTGCCGAGCAGCGCGCTGGTGTGCTGCTCGCGATCGAGCCGCTGTGCCAGCGCCAGTTCGGCCATGACCATGTCGTGGATATCGGTGTTGGCCCCGATCCATTCGCGTACCGAACCGTCGGCCGCCAGGATGGGCACGCCCTTGACGGCGGTCCAGCGGTAGCTGCCGTCCGTGCGCCGTATCCGGTAACTGGTTTCAAACACGGAGCGCGCCGCCACGCAGGTGTGCCACAGCGCCTCGGTGGGCGCGCGGTCATCGGGATGCAGGGCGTCGAGCCAGCCGAATTCCTTCCACTGCTCGTAGGTCTGCCCGGTGAATGCGCGCCACGACGGCGAATCTTCGAGCACGCGGCCATCGGCCGTGTTGGTCCACACGATTTGCGAGGTAGCCATCACGAGCGAGCGGAACCGTTCTTCGCGCAGGCGCAGCGCATTCTCGCTCTCCACCCGCTCGGTGATGTCTTCATGCATCAGCATCACTTCGACGATATTGCCCTCGCCATCCTTGATCGGATGCGCGCGCGCGGTCACCCAGCGCGCCGGCCCTTCGCCGCCGAGCGCACTGACGTCATAGCGGGCCGCCGGGATCTTCACCGACTCCCCCTCGACAGCACGGCGAAGCAGCACCGCGATACCGCTCTCGACCAGTTGCGGATCGGTCAGCACGTTGTAATCGGCGCTGAAAACGAAGTCGCGCAAGGCCGTGCCCTCGTGAATTTGCCACAGGTTTTCCCAGGCCTTGTTTACCCGGATCGTGCGCCCGTCCGGTGCCAGGATCTGGATGCTGACCGGCGCCTGTTCGAAGAGCTCCTGGTAACGGCGCAGGGAGAATTGGGGCGTTGCGGTCGGCATGGGGGGGAACTTTCAGGGAGGGGGATGCATGA
This is a stretch of genomic DNA from Duganella zoogloeoides. It encodes these proteins:
- a CDS encoding oxidoreductase: MTTPKVVLVTGVSSGIGRTAAEQFARRGCQVFGTVRNLATAAPLPGVTLVAMDVRDTDSVQGAVADIIGRAGRIDVLVNNAGVNMTGAVEETSIAEAHVMFETNVFGAMRTIQAVLPQMRAQRAGRIVNISSVLGFLPAPYMGLYSASKHAVEGLSESLDHEVRQFGIRVTLVEPAYAKTSLEANSPTAKSTIAAYDRERTASAAAVAREINNAPAPDSVAATIVEAALGKWQMRKTPPGSASLLSKLRRFMPAGPVDASLRKQFGLG
- a CDS encoding PAS domain-containing sensor histidine kinase → MPTATPQFSLRRYQELFEQAPVSIQILAPDGRTIRVNKAWENLWQIHEGTALRDFVFSADYNVLTDPQLVESGIAVLLRRAVEGESVKIPAARYDVSALGGEGPARWVTARAHPIKDGEGNIVEVMLMHEDITERVESENALRLREERFRSLVMATSQIVWTNTADGRVLEDSPSWRAFTGQTYEQWKEFGWLDALHPDDRAPTEALWHTCVAARSVFETSYRIRRTDGSYRWTAVKGVPILAADGSVREWIGANTDIHDMVMAELALAQRLDREQHTSALLGKVAQAARTLHKILSSDEIAKTLVAEVRATLGAHQAIVSLADADTGVVTVNAVSQSEHYASAAPVPASGRLAVPLIDRAGKHLGLIEAVDKIDGDFTVEDEAILMQLASIAATGFENARLYCSLQEQDRRKDEFLAMLAHELRNPLAPITSAAHLLQLKPSDEALVRRSGQMIGRQVRHLTALVDSLLDVSRVTHGLIELETAVIDPMGIVAAAMEQSQPLVAAHQHVLTTSGHAGGAAIVGDPVRLTQVLVNLLNNAAKYTPPGGRIDVNIARHGQVVSIAVRDNGIGIDAHLLPRVFDLFVQAERSTDRSEGGLGIGLALVREVVALHGGQVAAHSAGAGQGSTFTLTLKVAGGANA